The Osmia bicornis bicornis chromosome 11, iOsmBic2.1, whole genome shotgun sequence genome includes the window ccttttttatttttaatgatcaTTACCGATATTGATCATTACCAATTACCGATCTTGCAGCATTCTCTGGTGGTGAAGTAGGTCTGGCCATCACCCAAGTAATGGCCATGACTGGAATGATTCAGTGGGGTATGCGACAGAACGCCGAGGCTGCGAATCAGATGATGGCTGTGGAACGTGTACTAGAATATACAAACATTCCAGCAGAACCGAATTTACGCGACAGAGGGAAATTTGCAAAGAAAACTGATAAGCAGGATGCGCTTCCAGCTAATGCTCCCAAGAACTGGCCTACCGATGGAATGATCAGATTCAGGAATGTTTATATGCGATACGCTGAAGAGGATCCTCCGGTATTGAAGGGATTAAATCTTGTCATTAATCCTGGTGAAAAGGTTCGTCACTTTATGACAAAAggtcataataataataataataataataataataattaactaGAAGAGAAGTAGAAAATTACAGAATAAACGTTTCATCACAGGTAGGAATTGTTGGAAGAACAGGTGCTGGAAAATCCTCCTTGATTTCAGCATTGTTCAGATTGGCAAAGATCGAAGGAGCGATAGAAATTGATGGTATAGACACGGCGAGTTTTTGTCTAGAAGATTTGAGACGCAACATATCGATCATTCCTCAAGATCCAGTTCTTTTCTCGGGTACTTTGAGACGTAATTTAGATCCTTTCAATGAATTCTCTGATACAGCTTTGTGGGAGGTGATCGAAGAGGTACGTTaacattttaaatgaaaagagattttcttttctcatcGTCAATCTCATCTCATCTTGTCCCTGGTATAGGTGGAATTAAAAGACGCTGTTCTGACTATCGGTACTGGCTTAGAAAGCCGTGTATTAGATAGGGGTAGCAATTACAGTGTTGGCCAAAGACAATTAGTCTGTTTGGCAAGAGCTATcttaagaaataataaaatactgaTGCTCGACGAGGCAACAGCTAACGTGGACCCGCAAACGGATGCTTTAATTCAGAATACAATCAGGAAAAAGTTCATCAAGTGCACTGTACTTACTATTGCTCATCGATTAAATACCATTATGGATAGCGATAAGGTCTTAGTTATGGATAAAGGTCGTATGGCGGTAAGTAAGATATTACTTGCTACATATAGTAAAATACTatagttattaataataataataataataataataataacaacaagAATAATCATTTTAGGAATACGATCATCCCCATATACTGTTACAAAATAGTTACAGTCAATTTACCTCGTTGGTAAAAGAAACCGACCGCGCTATGTACGACCAATTACTTAGGATAGCGAAACAGTCTTACATTACCAAATACGGAGAACGATGATCGTTACCGTATCAAACCCCGTGGCTGAATCCctgaattaaatgaaatttttatgtcCGTGCCCGTAGATTAACGACAACCAATCTAACGAATACAATTTTCTACTGATTCCAGTTTTATATCAAGTATTATTCTAACTTTTAAGCGGCAACGATATTAAAACAatcatatttttctatcttccTATTTTCATAGACATACACCTAATCGTAAGTATGTATAGGTATTTCGTAGTACTTTAAATGCAAATACTGCTGTGCAGTGtacttgaatttttattttacaccaAAAGTCGtctatatttacaattttcaagaatttttaacaattttcaatatataataactgaaacatttaatttagGTGTATACCTATATGTGTATTTACGACTTACAAGATGCCAAATAATAGTGTATTATAAGGAAGATATATGTAGTAAGATAAGTAGGTAATAATGAATATACATTtacaatatgtatattacaattgTATTATGTTACGTAAATGGATAATGTACTATAGTTTGAGTaactataatattttataatatatatatacacatgtGTATGTAGAAAGTCAATTAATCCTTTATGCTGTGCTCGACGAATCTATACGTATACTTACCTGTTATACCCATTATACCTATTatatgtaaaaattaattcggtgtcctttctttctttcttttattcaagtcttatttttgaaaagtagTAGTAACTTTTCAAATCTAAAAACACTGAATTAACTTGTACATCTAATACTTGTATCAAGGAAGCagataaaatgtttattatacTGTGTGTTACAATACGTCGAGTCGAATGTAACTGCCAAAGTATGTTGTACATTGTACATTCTACATTGTGTTTGAAGCAACGCGTTTATCATGTGGCCCCGAGtacattaattataaataaaattgtacttTTATATACATTAATGGTATAATAACAGAACATATACACGACACTCTCCCGCAAGAGTTGCGTTTCAACTGAAATTTAACTTTCATACTTGTAGGAAATAATTTTCGTATTTTTcatagataataaaaatacggTTTACGAGCGACACTCGAATTACAAGTGAAACTGAAAATGATGTTTATGTAGAAAAGGAATTGAAATCATGATCGTATAATCTTTCAAGGTGAAATTTACTATGCATTATGTTATCAGTCGACATAAATATTGTAAGAAATATTGTTGAAACGTTAGTAAGGCCAGACTTTTTAACAGAATGGATCCAAAATTAGTGCACACCAAGGAAAATCCGAAAGAAAATGCGAATCTAGTAAACAAATTGTTTTTCTGGTATGTTTTTTATCACTTTATATGttatttgttatttgttatttgttatttgttaTTGTTACTACTATAATACTTGGAATTAGAattagagaaaaaagaagaatcttttttttcctacGCTTATGATAGAATATATGATAGAATATATGATAGGTGGACGAAAGAATTATTTTGGAAAGGATTTCACAAACAGTTGACGTTATCGGATCTCTATCGTCCATTAAGAGTAGATGAATCTGAAAGACTTGGCAATCGTCTTGAAGGGTAAGtcgttattttttttattgtatagtTGGAAAGTTATTagaatttacaataaattgaaatCCGGTTGCTTGTAGGTACTGGAAAGAAGAAGTGAAGAAACTGAAGAAACAGaataataagaagaaaaatgaaccTCGCTTGGAAAAAGCTCTGTTTCGTGCCTTTTGGTCGGAGCACCTTTACATGGGTCTGTTAATGTTTTTTCAGTACGGGGTCCTCACTGTATTGCATCCACTTCTTCAGTCTTTGATCATTAGTTACTTCAAAGTTGAGAACGAGATAAAAAAGACCACCGAATCAGACGCTTTAATTTATGCAGGTTGCTTGGTAGTGTGTATAACAGTAATCGTCTTCGTCCAGCATCATAGCGACATGATGGCATTACAAATAGGCATGAAACTTCGCGTCGCATGCTCCTCGTTGATTTACAGAAAAGTATGTATCGCATTTATCATTTACCGCATTGGAAATTTAGTTAACAATGTCTTTTAACATGTTCGGTGATTAACATTCTTAGAAACGATGTCCTTGGAATTTAACAGATAACATATTCAATGAACgcatattataatttataatttataatttataatttatagtatattgtatatctacatttgactttgtaatgtaaaatttcaaactgtTTCCAGacgatttatttttacaaaaatatcatTCTTCCGCAAGTTTGaaatattgtataatttttattcgtatTGCAGGTATTAAGACTCAGTAAAGGATCCTTGATTCAGACTACCCCGGGTCAAATTGTGAATTTTCTTAGTAACGATGTTAGCCGTTTCGATGAACtcagtttttatttaaattttatttggatCACGCCACTTCAAGTACCTTTAATCTTTAATCTTTAATCTTTAATCGTTTAAATGGTTATATGGTTATTATTATATGGATATCTTTAATCTTACAGATCATTATTATCGCCGCAATAATATGGCAAAAGATTGGAATCTTGACTGTTGTCACAATCAGCtctttaatgttaataatacTTCCAATTCATTCTATCTTCATCAAGCTTTCAGGCAAGATGCGACAAATGATAGCTCTTCTGACAGATAAGAGGATACAATTGATGAATGAACTAATAACTGGTATACAGGTAAACAGAAAGAATCGGTTGAATCGAACTTGGaatattcaatgtacatatacatacatatagaTACATATGCTCATCAGGTGGTGAAGATGTACGCCTGGGAGGAACCATTTGCGAAGACCGTGGCAAATATAAGAGCTGCCGAGATTAAGAAAATCAAGTTTACCTCATACGTTCGAGCTATGTATTATGGCTTCTCGCTGTTCACCACTCGTACCGTACTTTTTTTTACTCTTCTATCGTTTATCTTGACGGGAAACGATTTAAGCGCGGAGATAACGTACATGTTGTCTACCTATTTTGAGATTTTTCAGCTCTCAGCTGCGCATTTCTTTCCAAATGCACTTATACTGGCAACCGAAACTATGATATCCATCAAAAGATTAGAggtttctttctatttctcaAGCTATCTTAGCTACCATAGCTACCTACAATAAAACAATaggaaattaaaatcattgcaacttatttcagaaatttctACTATTAGAGGAGCAATCAAACGAGAAAAGTTCATCGTTTCTCGATACTGAACAGAACAGCTTGTTAAAGTTTAAACAagtaaaattaagaaaagagaaagagaaagagaaagagaaagagaaagagaaagtgGAATTTATCAGAATGATCGACGCAAACCGTAACAAAGTGGCAAGTTCAAACGAAAGCAAAGAACACGCAGCTGTCTCCATAGTGTTGGAACGTGTTTCAGCAAATTGGATTGCAAAACAATTGCCACCGTCTATATGCAACGTTTCGATCAAGATTCAGAGTGGGCAATTGTGCGCGCTGGTAGGTCCAGTGGGTTCAGGTAAATCGtctcttctttatttactTTTGAACGAACTTACTGTCGGAGCTGGAAGTTTGAAAATGCACTGTAAACCGAAATTCGAAGAGAATAACCAAGATTACATCGTCGACACTTCAAATTTAAGAATCTCTTACGCTAGTCAAGAACCATGGCTATTTTCTGGAACTATCAGGGAAAATATCCTCTTTGGGCAACCTTATGACAAAGCTAGATACATTGCTGTAagttttattttctctttcactTTTCTCAGATTTTCAATCGAATTCTAGGACGCTGCTATCTATGTATTCCAGGTGACAAAGGCTTGCGCTTTGACCAGGGACTTTAAACAGTTTCCTCGGGGTGACACGAGTAACGTTGGCGAAGGAGGTAGCTCGTTATCCGGTGGACAAAGGGCACGAGTGAATCTGGCACGTGCCGTTTATAAACGAGCCGATCTTTACTTATTCGATGATCCTTTAAGCGCAGTGGATGCACGCGTAGCGAAACATCTTTTTCATAAATGCATCGAAAAGTACCTTGACGGTAAAACGAGGATTTTGGTTACTCATCAACTGCAATTTGTCAAACAGGCTGATATTATCGTGGTATTAGATAAAGTAGGTAGAAACTTGCTACGTAACTAGAAATCTACATAACTGTAGAAAAAATACATAAcatttccatttccatttccatttccatttcCAAAGGGTTCCGTAAAAATGCAAGGGTCATACGAGGAATTGTCAAAATCAAACCAAGACTTTAACGAGTTGATGAATCGTATCACATTGGAAACGAAGAAAcaacaaattgaaaattcgGATGCTGCGGTGAAAGGACCGAGTAATAAAATAACTTGCAGAGTTTCTGTAACGTCGAATGCCAGCAGCGTGGTAATtagtaatttctttttctattatcTAAACCAACCCCATTTATATTCAAGTCACTTTACAGGTTTCCTATGACTACGAAGATGAACGATTCGAAGCAAAAGGAGAATCAGAGGCAATAGCAAGCGGTTACGTTGCCAATAAAGTCTACAAAGAATACTTTCATCACGGTGGCTCTTATTATACGTTGTTCGGGTTGCTTTTCATTATCATCGTGTCCGAAACAGCTACCGGTGGCAACGATTACTGGGTCTCTTATTGGACAAACCTGGAAACTGTGAGAA containing:
- the LOC114879200 gene encoding ATP-binding cassette sub-family C member 4-like isoform X1, which encodes MDPKLVHTKENPKENANLVNKLFFWWTKELFWKGFHKQLTLSDLYRPLRVDESERLGNRLEGYWKEEVKKLKKQNNKKKNEPRLEKALFRAFWSEHLYMGLLMFFQYGVLTVLHPLLQSLIISYFKVENEIKKTTESDALIYAGCLVVCITVIVFVQHHSDMMALQIGMKLRVACSSLIYRKVLRLSKGSLIQTTPGQIVNFLSNDVSRFDELSFYLNFIWITPLQIIIIAAIIWQKIGILTVVTISSLMLIILPIHSIFIKLSGKMRQMIALLTDKRIQLMNELITGIQVVKMYAWEEPFAKTVANIRAAEIKKIKFTSYVRAMYYGFSLFTTRTVLFFTLLSFILTGNDLSAEITYMLSTYFEIFQLSAAHFFPNALILATETMISIKRLEKFLLLEEQSNEKSSSFLDTEQNSLLKFKQVKLRKEKEKEKEKEKEKVEFIRMIDANRNKVASSNESKEHAAVSIVLERVSANWIAKQLPPSICNVSIKIQSGQLCALVGPVGSGKSSLLYLLLNELTVGAGSLKMHCKPKFEENNQDYIVDTSNLRISYASQEPWLFSGTIRENILFGQPYDKARYIAVTKACALTRDFKQFPRGDTSNVGEGGSSLSGGQRARVNLARAVYKRADLYLFDDPLSAVDARVAKHLFHKCIEKYLDGKTRILVTHQLQFVKQADIIVVLDKGSVKMQGSYEELSKSNQDFNELMNRITLETKKQQIENSDAAVKGPSNKITCRVSVTSNASSVVSYDYEDERFEAKGESEAIASGYVANKVYKEYFHHGGSYYTLFGLLFIIIVSETATGGNDYWVSYWTNLETVRRLVTNKTDSVNNLGYDYMFNNTFLSSMFTLDDNGLLPTDGAIYLYIFCIISCIVTVLVRNLFFMKICTDAGKNLHNSMFSNVLGAMMSFFHNNTSGRILNRFSKDVGAMDELLPKTMLETLQILIVIFGVLLMILVVNYWMIIPLVILFLLFYHLRLLYLKTAQNVKRLEAVAKSPMFSHVNATLTGLTTIRTSGSDIVDLLRKQFDDLQDVHTGVWYMTLAVSAVFGLLLDLAACFFIGCVCFSFILLNTGDTLGGDVGLAISQSMILIGLLQYGVKQSSNMILQITAVERILQYTDLPKEPSWKSDDPPPADWPNHGKVVLRNITLKYDKNSTPVLKNLNVTIEAGWKVGVVGRTGAGKSSLISALFRLFDEGLEGEIKIDERDTKTLGLHELRSRLSIIPQQPFLFSDSLRYNLDPFHSYDDTLLWESLRQVELNDHLLDQKVTQSGSNLSTGQRQLICLARAILRNNRILVLDEATANIDSRTDALIQNTIRTRFANCTVITVAHRLLTIIDSDRIIVMDDGRIAEFGCAHELLRDKPTGIFSQMVNNTNATMAQTLRSEAEKVYLKITGQSSRRTSGETDTTDTSDTIMQSEL
- the LOC114879200 gene encoding ATP-binding cassette sub-family C member 4-like isoform X2, with product MDPKLVHTKENPKENANLVNKLFFWWTKELFWKGFHKQLTLSDLYRPLRVDESERLGNRLEGYWKEEVKKLKKQNNKKKNEPRLEKALFRAFWSEHLYMGCLVVCITVIVFVQHHSDMMALQIGMKLRVACSSLIYRKVLRLSKGSLIQTTPGQIVNFLSNDVSRFDELSFYLNFIWITPLQIIIIAAIIWQKIGILTVVTISSLMLIILPIHSIFIKLSGKMRQMIALLTDKRIQLMNELITGIQVVKMYAWEEPFAKTVANIRAAEIKKIKFTSYVRAMYYGFSLFTTRTVLFFTLLSFILTGNDLSAEITYMLSTYFEIFQLSAAHFFPNALILATETMISIKRLEKFLLLEEQSNEKSSSFLDTEQNSLLKFKQVKLRKEKEKEKEKEKEKVEFIRMIDANRNKVASSNESKEHAAVSIVLERVSANWIAKQLPPSICNVSIKIQSGQLCALVGPVGSGKSSLLYLLLNELTVGAGSLKMHCKPKFEENNQDYIVDTSNLRISYASQEPWLFSGTIRENILFGQPYDKARYIAVTKACALTRDFKQFPRGDTSNVGEGGSSLSGGQRARVNLARAVYKRADLYLFDDPLSAVDARVAKHLFHKCIEKYLDGKTRILVTHQLQFVKQADIIVVLDKGSVKMQGSYEELSKSNQDFNELMNRITLETKKQQIENSDAAVKGPSNKITCRVSVTSNASSVVSYDYEDERFEAKGESEAIASGYVANKVYKEYFHHGGSYYTLFGLLFIIIVSETATGGNDYWVSYWTNLETVRRLVTNKTDSVNNLGYDYMFNNTFLSSMFTLDDNGLLPTDGAIYLYIFCIISCIVTVLVRNLFFMKICTDAGKNLHNSMFSNVLGAMMSFFHNNTSGRILNRFSKDVGAMDELLPKTMLETLQILIVIFGVLLMILVVNYWMIIPLVILFLLFYHLRLLYLKTAQNVKRLEAVAKSPMFSHVNATLTGLTTIRTSGSDIVDLLRKQFDDLQDVHTGVWYMTLAVSAVFGLLLDLAACFFIGCVCFSFILLNTGDTLGGDVGLAISQSMILIGLLQYGVKQSSNMILQITAVERILQYTDLPKEPSWKSDDPPPADWPNHGKVVLRNITLKYDKNSTPVLKNLNVTIEAGWKVGVVGRTGAGKSSLISALFRLFDEGLEGEIKIDERDTKTLGLHELRSRLSIIPQQPFLFSDSLRYNLDPFHSYDDTLLWESLRQVELNDHLLDQKVTQSGSNLSTGQRQLICLARAILRNNRILVLDEATANIDSRTDALIQNTIRTRFANCTVITVAHRLLTIIDSDRIIVMDDGRIAEFGCAHELLRDKPTGIFSQMVNNTNATMAQTLRSEAEKVYLKITGQSSRRTSGETDTTDTSDTIMQSEL